One Cryobacterium psychrophilum DNA segment encodes these proteins:
- a CDS encoding cytochrome c oxidase subunit 3 yields the protein MRKTCAIIGHNGGVTSTSITQTAIAPVVNRPNSVAVGTIVWLGSEVMFFAGLFAIYFTLRSTSPELWLFESDKHNFTFALINTLILVSSSVTCQFGVFAAERLQARSTGWKLSQWGMVEWFFLTYALGAIFVIGQVFEYATLVSEGISLSSNAYGSAFYITTGFHGIHVTAGLIAFLLIIGRGFAVKNFGHKEATSAIVVSYYWHFVDVVWIGLFLVVYVLK from the coding sequence ATGAGAAAAACCTGTGCGATTATCGGCCATAATGGAGGGGTGACCAGCACCTCAATTACTCAGACGGCGATAGCACCCGTTGTGAACCGGCCCAACAGCGTGGCTGTGGGCACCATTGTGTGGCTGGGTAGCGAGGTGATGTTCTTTGCGGGACTCTTCGCGATCTATTTCACGCTTCGATCCACCTCCCCCGAGCTCTGGCTCTTCGAGTCGGACAAACACAATTTCACCTTTGCGTTGATCAATACGCTCATCCTTGTTTCGTCATCCGTGACGTGCCAGTTCGGCGTCTTCGCTGCAGAGCGGCTGCAAGCTCGCTCCACGGGCTGGAAGCTGAGCCAGTGGGGCATGGTTGAGTGGTTCTTCCTCACCTACGCCCTCGGCGCGATCTTCGTAATCGGACAGGTCTTCGAGTACGCGACGTTGGTTTCTGAGGGAATTTCTCTTAGCTCCAACGCCTACGGATCGGCGTTCTACATCACCACCGGATTCCACGGAATCCACGTGACGGCCGGTCTCATCGCATTCCTTCTCATCATTGGTCGCGGTTTTGCGGTCAAGAACTTCGGTCATAAAGAAGCGACCAGCGCCATCGTGGTCTCTTACTACTGGCACTTCGTCGACGTCGTCTGGATCGGGCTTTTCCTGGTCGTCTACGTTCTTAAATAA